The following coding sequences lie in one Cryptococcus gattii WM276 chromosome L, complete sequence genomic window:
- a CDS encoding uncharacterized protein (Similar to TIGR gene model, INSD accession AAW45143.1), whose protein sequence is MHQQHEIASRQAALHKALSTAYLNHQIAELENKVNATHIKSTVPPSKANAKAEDATNVNARQLHPQLQQHAARDPNDDLGRPDDVEIDDDDEAEDWRVVVVDISALMWAKNAVKRLVAKGWEVIIPSEAISTLDLLKKGSNATAVAARQAARYIEHALRFHNVLSSDPSLAIQSGTNYKRGSGMRLQRAKETASVNSIVDELAIPPMDGEEDLPKWVEAVFSCVAYFKKIMDAEEKEWDAEDNGYERERGPILYVGNPPVFVELEQGRAEPTPSARDGDAKDGLDYMARAEGHVILQEAARFDLTLQVLRDDDVEVEASGLGGKKQQRERRRGRNKRGGGDGGRRRDRDVAKKEAEPEREVRILLRRPSPTRETSPQDSHPSPLLPSPTSPVIPGPEIKHPPTLLVRPPPPPPPPPPPPPQPHQPPPHQPPPSPGRPPPVPPSSNGLHHHSHRTPLAPESGLDMGLRMNMHTRSPYHDHPPHPHPHPHPHPHPPPPPPPHPHPHPHPHPHLHPPHPPHPHVGHRPPPPPPPPPALFMDELSGGSRGAHGHGHGRRGAPGHGGYGFARGRGGHGGGGGSGGGGSGGGGGKSGKGHGRRSKNRDNEFVLLQRPHSFVRPLLPGQSPTQTQTGPSASPSPFPNAPAFGGGGGGGNSKGSGKRQIPRIDDDPPVVLLQRPK, encoded by the exons ATGCACCAGCAGCACGAGATT GCATCCAGGCAGGCAGCCCTCCACAAGGCACTTTCCACGGCCTACCTCAACCACCAGATTGCAGAGCTTGAGAACAAGGTCAACGCCACACATATCAAATCCACCGTCCCACCGTCCAAAGCGAATGCAAAGGCCGAAGACGCCACAAATGTAAATGCGCGGCAGCTGCATCCGCAGCTACAGCAGCACGCAGCTAGGGATCCCAATGATGATCTCGGTAGACCTGATGATGTAGAgattgatgatgacgatgaagCGGAAGACTGGAGGGTGGTGGTTGTGGATATCTCAGCGTTGATGTGGGCGAAAAATGCGGTGAAGCGATTAGTGGCAAAAGGGTGGGAGGTGATTATCCCGTCAGAAG CGATCAGCACACTTGATCTTTTGAAAAAGGGATCCAACGCAACTGCTGTTGCAGCGCGTCAAGCAGCGCGATACATCGAACACGCCCTTCGTTTCCACAATGTCCTTTCATCCGATCCATCGCTTGCCATCCAGTCTGGTACAAACTACAAACGCGGCAGCGGTATGCGTCTCCAACGCGCCAAGGAAACCGCGTCTGTCAACTCTATCGTGGACGAGCTCGCCATCCCGCCTATGGAcggtgaagaagatttgCCGAAATGGGTGGAAGCCGTCTTTTCCTGTGTGGCGTATTTCAAGAAAATCATGGATGCAGAAGAAAAGGAATGGGACGCGGAAGACAATGGGTACGAGCGAGAGAGAGGTCCGATACTGTATGTCGGAAACCCGCCGGTATTCGTCGAGCTCGAACAGGGCCGGGCGGAGCCGACACCGTCGGCGAGAGACGGGGATGCAAAAGACGGGCTGGACTATATGGCCAGAGCGGAGGGACATGTCATCCTGCAGGAAGCTGCAAGGTTTGATCTGACATTGCAAGTTTTGagggatgatgatgtcGAGGTTGAAGCGTCGGGTTTAGGAGGGAAAAAGCAGCAGCGCGAAAGgcgaagaggaagaaatAAAAGAGGCGGCGGCGATGGTgggcgaagaagagatcgaGATGTCGCCAAAAAGGAAGCAGAGCCCGAACGAGAAGTCCGGATTTTACTTCGACGACCTTCGCCGACGAGGGAAACGTCGCCCCAGGACTCGCATCCTtcacctcttcttccgtcGCCTACCAGTCCAGTCATACCTGGGCCGGAAATCAAACATCCACCGACTCTTCTTGTCCGacctccccctcctcctcctcctccacctcctcctcctcctcaaccCCATCAACCCCCACCTCATCAACCCCCTCCTTCCCCGGGACGACCCCCGCCTGTACCACCGTCAAGTAACGGGCTCCACCACCACAGCCACCGTACTCCACTTGCCCCCGAGTCAGGTCTGGATATGGGGCTGAGAATGAATATGCATACAAGGTCTCCCTACCACGATCACCCGCCTCATCCTcaccctcatcctcatcctcatcctcaccctcctcctcctcctcctcctcatcctcatcctcaccctcatcctcaccctcatctccatcctcctcaccCTCCCCACCCTCATGTTGGTCACAGaccacctccacctccacctccaccgccgGCTTTGTTTATGGATGAACTTTCCGGTGGGAGTCGAGGTGCGCATGGACATGGACATGGTCGTCGTGGCGCACCCGGACATGGTGGATATGGGTTTGCGAGAGGCAGGGGAGGTCATGGCGGGGGTGGCGGCAGCGGGGGAGGTGGCAGcggagggggaggagggaagagtGGGAAAGGTCATGGCAGAAGATCAAAGAACCGGGACAACGAATTTGTTCTCCTCCAACGACCTCATTCCTTTGTccgtcctcttcttcctggTCAATCCCCAACCCAAACCCAAACCGGACCCTCCgcctctccttcccccTTCCCCAACGCTCCCGCTTTTGGTGGTGGCGGCGGAGGCGGCAACAGCAAAGGCAGTGGGAAAAGACAGATTCCACGAATCGACGACGATCCACCCGtcgtcctcctccaacGACCCAAATAA
- a CDS encoding uncharacterized protein (Similar to TIGR gene model, INSD accession AAW45258.1) has translation MSNSTSSTPTKNTTTPSPTITPLHDPSHQAKIIPAKPLGMSNPNIVPGMTTNGAAAGLGQKALLAKKFAKANKPTTSPTDQLQSPCTAKLSNAKQRHFAKGKPASLSQSFVAIRESSGAAPSPVNRKTDF, from the exons ATGTCCAActccacctcctccacccCTACCAAGAACACCACCACACCTTCGCCGACTATTACGCCGCTACATGACCCCAGTCATCAGGCCAAGATCATACCTGCGAAACCGTTGGGAATGTCGAACC CTAATATTGTGCCCGGAATGACTACGAACGGTGCAGCCGCTGGTCTGGGGCAAAAGGCCTTGTTAGCCAAAAAGTTTGCAAAAGCCAA CAAGCCTACAACTTCACCTACAGATCAACTCCAAAGCCCGTGTACAGCCAAGCTTTCCAATGCAAAGCAACGCCATTTTGCAAA AGGGAAGCCTGCATCTCTTTCACAGTCTTTTGTGGCCATCCGAGAAAGCTCTGGAGCAGCTCCTTCTCCTGTAAACAGGAAGACTGACTTTTAA
- a CDS encoding uncharacterized protein (Similar to TIGR gene model, INSD accession AAW45144.1), with amino-acid sequence MPDFLVGNCATPDMFTPENEAKKVEYFSKFPGGCATQAEPVAKAVNSLIEAGHGKVAVIGFCWGYKCAVLSEGLAKADAFIGVHPTFPAPDDADRINVPLAILSTSGEDINVINAIQKGVESKNPGKNFFKHFAEQIHGFAAARGDLSGGPATEAYAEAYQLIVKFLKDQVSA; translated from the exons ATGCCTGACTTCCTCGTTGGTAACTGCGCTACCCCCGACATGTTCACGCCTGA GAACGAGGCGAAGAAGGTCGAGTACTTTTCTAAATTCCCAGGTGGCTGCGCAACTCAGGCCGAGCCTGTCGCCAAGGCCGTCAACTCTTTGATTGAAGCCGGACATGGCAAGGTTGCAGTCATTGGGTTCTGCTGGGGTTACAAGTGCGCTGTCTTGTCCGAGGGCCTTGCCAAGGCTGATGCTTTTATTGGTGTCCACCCTAC TTTCCCTGCTCCCGATGATGCCGACAGGATCAACGTTCCCCTCGCTATACTTTCTACTTCTGGGGAGGACATTAACGTT ATCAATGCTATTCAGAAGGGTGTCGAGTCGAAGAACCCTGGCAAGAACTTCTTCAAGCACTTTGCTGAACAAATTCACGGCTTTGCTGCGGCTCGAGGTGAC CTCTCTGGTGGTCCGGCTACTGAGGCCTATGCTGAGGCTTACCAACTCATCGTCAAATTCCTCAAGGACCAGGTGTCTGCTTAA
- a CDS encoding protein tyrosine/threonine phosphatase, putative (Similar to TIGR gene model, INSD accession AAW45145.1) translates to MSSAILPYPPQPPYPLSRPSTPRPTAPLSAPPTPITPTHLLPVAMERARSTESVAISAEKASNLAREPKSTKLKYEWEHVERPKAPESKYAIDDEEQKMDVDEQQPKQSQDLVPDLGEPISTYEEERAQRENAIAQMDMHHEEAPTPVIWGMPKWGCEAERREVAKGVRLLGMEELPQLVETHSLIDTPSSVMFPWLHGISDDGRKGQEMAQFFGYSPPFEPPPYRGLCLLFCPPHPLDKQRLRTRPQHNTDLTTVPTSAPYKIPSRKDSSESESTSSESHNSSGATELTSPSLGNSLPSPSLSSLKPLPEADTQPTDSSKNGGNGTEVAMHPCYSKRISPIAVAKGLDEENHPLPCSSILNAAAEPEHQNPSLSSAVSSSGSDIDEAVGLHQNPSCILFNALHVYDIFDLSATGDGTEKRPSFRAARLPDQINLRNLNIQQIKYATVSDIVLYSKAGLSQGLLHVAEQIAQAQEDLYCQRLQEIYHVKHTRGDGEGLSEPIRYGVWVVLESFNEIEKHYPDLVNIDSTGEDKHPHLQTDLFEREAKESREMTKASEVVEGFWVGNDCDVPGVMSEKTGSFVHFDLCVKAFECSEMPTTSALSSAYRKLLDIDRRRREAGEESQSTSAFTWTASPATNALRNLLSPSSSSVPTEIPSKRTVSPTPSDRLLRARSSLMADHDYVSLECAGSSRTITGHTRNMVTMTDRVIELVYFLRKLVEGRDNGKKRKVLVHCQDGYTESSIIVLAYIMSSLSVSLPEAFLHLQVNANRSFFLYPADKPLLRKVDARLAADRKAKAIKLLSATNAGSVSSHTDSDGKQNPSPRWRPWGMNFGVKREQGPSRTSAVGGKERARSTVEVAREMLAEQENGGSVAAQEARSWFDDKRFDGFPSRILPFLYLGNLEHAGNAAMLHSLGITHVVSVGESLMNMDNSINTYYGHNSQNTLATAVRAGKLSVLDLTDVRDDGNDPLRPVIARACEWIEEARARGGRVLVHCRVGVSRSASIVIAYLMQYQHMRLMDAYMVCRARRLNVLIQPNLRFFHELFGWEVELAKREAEAAKSRREEAEKQGVRDPEALKLIEGETRKIVYSWPSFCRDLYCLNRRFLCN, encoded by the exons ATGTCGTCCGCCATTCTCCCCTATCCCCCCCAGCCGCCGTACCCTTTGTCGCGGCCTTCCACTCCCCGTCCCACCGCTCCACTCTCAGCACCGCCTACGCCCATTACCCCCACGCATCTCCTTCCAGTTGCCATGGAGCGTGCCAGGAGTACTGAGAGTGTAGCAATTAGTGCAGAGAAGGCGTCAAATCTGGCCAGGGAACCAAAATCTACCAAATTGAAATATGAATGGGAGCATGTCGAAAGACCAAAGGCACCCGAATCCAAATATGCTatcgatgatgaggagCAAAAGATGGATGTTGATGAGCAGCAGCCGAAACAATCACAAGACCTCGTGCCGGATCTTGGAGAACCTATCAGTACTTACGAGGAAGAACGCGCACAACGGGAGAATGCTATAGCGCAGATGGACATGCATCATGAGGAAGCGCCAACCCCTGTTATATGGGGGATGCCAAAGTGGGGATGTGAGGCAGAAAGGCGAGAAGTTGCGAAAGGTGTGAGACTGCTGGGAATGGAAGAG CTACCCCAGCTCGTTGAAACTCATTCATTGATTGATACACCAAGCTCCGTCATGTTTCCATGGCTACATGGTATCAGCGATGACGGCCGTAAAGGGCAGGAGATGGCCCAGTTCTTCGG ATATTCTCCACCATTTGAACCTCCACCCTATCGGGGTCTCTGTCTTCTCTTTTGTCCCCCTCACCCACTTGACAAGCAACGTTTGCGCACTCGGCCACAGCACAACACAGATCTGACTACCGTTCCCACAAGCGCCCCATACAAAATACCCAGTCGCAAAGACTCCTCCGAGTCTGAGTCTACTTCTTCGGAGTCTCACAATTCTAGCGGTGCGACTGAACTAACGTCCCCAAGTCTTGGAAATTCCTTGCCTTCACCTAGTCTTTCCTCCTTAAAACCTCTTCCGGAAGCCGATACTCAACCAACGGATTCATCGAAGAATGGCGGCAACGGTACTGAGGTCGCCATGCACCCCTGCTATTCTAAACGTATTTCACCCATAGCCGTGGCAAAAGGCCTAGATGAGGAAAACCACCCTCTTCCCTGTAGCAGCATTCTGAACGCTGCAGCTGAACCTGAACATCAAAATCCGTCGTTGTCTTCGGCCGTCTCATCATCAGGTTCCGACATCGACGAAGCAGTTGGACTACATCAAAATCCCTCCTGTATCCTGTTCAACGCTTTACATGTATATGATATATTCGATCTTTCAGCAACTGGCGATGGCACGGAAAAACGACCCAGTTTCAGAGCTGCAAGACTTCCTGACCAGATCAATTTAAGGAATCTGAATATCCAGCAAATCAAGTATGCGACAGTATCCGACATTGTGCTTTATTCCAAAGCAGGGCTGTCACAAGGGCTGCTACACGTTGCCGAGCA AATTGCGCAAGCACAAGAGGACCTGTACTGCCAGCGATTGCAAGAGATCTACCATGTGAAACATACaagaggagatggtgaAGGATTAAGTGAACCGATACGTTATGGAGTATGGGTCGTCCTTG AATCGTTTAATGAAATCGAGAAACATTATCCTGACCTTGTGAATATCGATTCCACAGGCGAAGACAAACATCCCCATCTTCAAACGGACTTGTTTGAGAGGGAGGCCAAAGAAAGTAGGGAGATGACTAAAGCGTCAGAGGTGGTTGAAGGCTTTTGG GTTGGTAATGATTGTGACGTCCCAGGGGTAATGTCTGAAAAAACGGGGTCATTTGTTCACTTCGACCTATGTGTCAAAGCATTCGAATGTTCCGAAATGCCTACCACCTCAGCGCTCTCATCGGCTTACCGTAAACTACTAGACATCGACCGTAGGAGGCGGGAGGCTGGCGAAGAATCTCAGTCCACAAGCGCCTTCACCTGGACAGCATCGCCGGCCACCAACGCCCTGCGAAATCTTCTTTCgccctcatcatcctcagTGCCGACCGAAATACCTTCGAAACGTACGGTTTCACCGACACCTAGCGACCGGCTATTGCGAGCCAGGTCATCACTGATGGCTGATCACGATTACGTCTCTCTCGAGTGTGCAGGGAGCAGCAGAACTATCACAGGCCATACCCGTAATATGGTTACTATGACTGATCGTGTGATCGAACTAGTTTATTTTTTAAGGAAACTGGTGGAAGGGCGAGATAACGGCAAGAAGCGTAAAGTCCTCGTTCATTGCCAGGACGGGTACACGGAGTCGAGTATAATCGTTTTGGCGTACATCATGTCATCTTTGTCCGTTTCCTTACCGGAAgctttccttcatcttcagGTCAACGCAAATAGGTCGTTCTTTTTGTATCCTGCTGATAAACCTCTTTTACGGAAAGTCGATGCTCGCCTAGCCGCAGATCGAAAGGCCAAGGCAATCAAGCTCCTCAGCGCTACCAATGCCGGGTCTGTTTCTTCGCATACCGACTCTGATGGAAAACAAAACCCGAGTCCACGGTGGAGGCCATGGGGTATGAATTTTGGAGTGAAGCGTGAACAGGGTCCAAGTAGAACATCGGCAGTAGGTGGGAAAGAAAGAGCTCGGTCGACGGTAGAAGTTGCGCGGGAGATGTTGGCGGAGCAGGAGAATGGAGGCAGCGTAGCCGCTCAAGAGGCAAGATCGTGGTTCGATGATAAGAGATTTGACGGATTTCCATCCAGAATTCTACCCTTCCTGTACCTTGGTAATCT CGAACATGCAGGCAATGCTGCGATGTTGCATTCGCTGGGTATCACTCATGTTGTCAGCGTTGGAGAAAGTTTGATGAATATGGACAACTCGATAAACACATATTACGGACACAACAGCCAAAATACTTTGGCAACAGCTGTGAGAGCAGGTAAACTTAGCGT GCTTGATTTAACTGATGTGAGGGATGATGGCAATGATCCGCTTCGACCCGTGATAGCGCGTGCATGTGAATGGATTGAGGAAGCGAGGGCAAGAGGTGGCAGGGTTTTGGTTCATTGT CGTGTGGGGGTAAGCCGAAGCGCCAGTATTGTCATCGCCTACTTGATGCAATACCAGCATATGCGGTTGATGGACGCGTATATGGTCTGTCGAGCTCGACGTCTTAATG TTCTTATCCAGCCCAACCTCCGTTTCTTCCACGAACTTTTTGGATGGGAGGTCGAGCTTGCTAAAAGAGAAGCGGAGGCCGCTAAATCTAGAAGGGAAGAAGCCGAAAAACAGGGTGTGAGAGACCCTGAAGCCTTAAAGTTGATTGAAGGAGAAACGAGAAAGATTGTATACTCTTGGCCAAGCTTTTGTCGAGATCTG TATTGCCTCAACCGAAGGTTTTTGTGCAATTAG
- a CDS encoding Divalent metal ion transporter, putative; Smf3p (Similar to TIGR gene model, INSD accession AAW45259.1; involved in iron homeostasis, member of the Nramp family of metal transport proteins), translating to MDRNLNPSKRSSSHLPEQSERKKRWWNDLTFRKCKKVFFRHLYFVGPGLVSSVAYIDPGNWATDLEAGANYGYKLLFVVLVASLAAVVLQLLSVRLGTATGISLPAQTRLLFLRLKARYPKYRIPLSIALWALYALAEIAIIATDLAELLGSAIALHLLFPKLPLFAGVLITAVDVLIVLIFFRSSSGRQGMLLFEIIIVSLVLAVFICFMVLLKLTGPVWKDVFLGLVPSKTLVKPGALYLGVGIIGATVMPHALFLGSFLAGVDRLNMIPQPPTMRKPRNVTMPSFNPFRRTRSVCSDSEQGDDANSGISPVLLETSRPHSGSETAVLENDAAKDEIIPQDSILELTKEQKRFAIEQKEYERNVRTFDRIKWVDIHLFHSTIDTAFSLLSFALTINSSILTLAGAVYFYNERPPSDEADLFSAFELIKSYIGHAAAIIFALALLCAGQSASITATLAGQVVSEGFINWKTSPLVRRLITRLLGVIPSAVVASAVGPSGLNTMLVASQVLLSIVLPTVVFPLVYLCSQHDIMTVQGQEVESMEMESVRNDASLSGPSALATTAPSLSPTTLGDDRMALGIEGTTVRVEPDQAGDRPPRRSKSYVSPKWVTVLGYVLFVVIVLANVYVIVELGLGNG from the exons ATGGACAGGAATCTCAACCCCTCAAAGCGGTCGAGCTCTCACCTACCTGAACAATCAGAACGAAAGAAAAGATGGTGGAATGATCTTACGTTCAGGAAGTGCAAGAAAGTATTTTTCAG GCATCTATATTTCGTCGGCCCCGGACTTGTATCTAGTGTGGCGTACATCGATCCAGGTAACTGGGCGACAGATTTAGAGGCCGGTGCAAATTACGGCTACAAGCTTTTATTCGTTGTTTTGGTTGCTAGTCTCGCCGCTGTTG TTTTGCAGCTGTTGTCGGTCCGTCTGGGCACCGCTACCGGAATTTCTCTTCCAGCTCAAACCCGCCTTTTATTCCTTCGCCTCAAGGCTCGCTATCCTAAATATCGTATACCCTTAAGTATCGCCCTGTGGGCCTTGTATGCCTTGGCGGAAATAGCCATTATTGCCACAGATTTGGCCGAGCTTCTGGGAAGCGCCATCGCCTTGCATCT TCTTTTCCCAAAGCTTCCGCTGTTTGCTGGTGTCTTAATCACCGCAGTGGATGTTCTCATTGTCTTGATTTTCTTCCGCTCATCATCCGGCAGACAAGGCATGTTATTGTTTGAGATTATTATCGTTTCTTTG GTGTTGGCGGTGTTTATCTGCTTTATGGTGCTGTTGAAGTTGACCGGTCCGGTATGGAAGGACGTTTTCTTAGGTCTTGTTCCTTCCAAG ACCCTTGTCAAGCCTGGTGCGCTATACCTTGGTGTTGGTATCATAGGAG CTACTGTCATGCCTCACGCGCTATTCCTGGGCTCCTTCCTCGCCGGTGTCGATCGTCTCAATATGATTCCTCAGCCACCTACCATGCGAAAGCCTCGAAACGTTACCATGCCCTCATTCAACCCTTTCAGGCGTACTAGATCCGTTTGCTCAGATAGCGAACAGGGTGACGATGCTAATAGTGGTATCTCACCAGTCTTACTAGAAACCTCTCGTCCTCATTCAGGATCTGAAACGGCTGTCTTGGAAAATGACGCTGCCAAGGACGAAATCATTCCGCAGGATAGCATTCTCGAACTTACCAAGGAGCAGAAACGCTTTGCAATTGAACAAAAGGAATATGAACGAAATGTGCGGACGTTTGATAGGATTAAATGGGTCGATATTCACCTGTTTCATTCTACT ATTGATACTGCCTTTTCATTACTCAGTTTTGCTTTGACAATCAACTCGTCGATCCTGACCCTTGCCGGAGCTGTGTATTTCTACAATGAAAGGCCGCCGTCGGACGAAGCTGACCTTTTTAGCGCTTTTGAATTGATCAAGTCTTACATCGGTCATG CTGCTGCTATCATATTTGCTTTGGCCTTGTTATGC GCGGGTCAAAGTGCATCCATCACAGCCACCCTAGCTGGCCAAGTTGTTTCAGAGGGCTTCATCAACTGGAAAACATCTCCGCTCGTTCGTCGACTCATCACGCGGCTTTTGGGTGTCATACCATCAGCAGTCGTAGCTTCAGCTGTGGGCCCTAGCGGATTAAACACAATGCTTGTAGCTTCGCAAGTTCTCCTCTCTATCGTCCTTCCCACGGTCGTATTCCCTCTTGTTTACCTCTGTTCTCAGCATGATATCATGACTGTCCAAGGACAGGAAGTGGAGTCGATGGAAATGGAGAGTGTCCGCAACGACGCATCACTTTCCGGTCCCTCTGCCTTGGCGACTACAGCACCGTCCTTGTCACCTACTACTTTGGGAGATGACAGGATGGCTCTTGGGATTGAGGGTACAACTGTCAGGGTGGAACCGGATCAAGCAGGAGACAGACCGCCCAGACGAAGCAAATCCTACGTATCGCCCAAGTGGGTGACTGTATTAGGTTATGTTTTGTTTGTGGTGATAGTCTTGGCGAATGTTTATGTGATTGTGGAGC